A stretch of Aythya fuligula isolate bAytFul2 chromosome 1, bAytFul2.pri, whole genome shotgun sequence DNA encodes these proteins:
- the ASMT gene encoding acetylserotonin O-methyltransferase, producing MGSTEDLDYPQIILQYNNGFLVSKVMFTACELGVFDLLLESGDPLSLDVIAARLGTSTTGMERLLDACVGLKLLSVELTQKGALYRNTEISNIYLTKSSPKSQYHIMMYYSNTVYLCWHYLTDAVREGRNQYERAFGVSSKDPFGAMYRSEEEMLKFLAGQNSIWGICGKDVLTAFDLSSFTWIYDLGGGGGALARECVSLYPNCTVTIYDLPKVVQVAKDRFIPPEEQRIAFHEGDFFKDSIPEADLYILSKILHDWDDDKCGQLLAKVHQACRPGGGVLLVESLLKEDRSGPVETQLYSMNMLVQTEGKERTPAEYSKLLVAAGFREVQVKRTGKLYDAVLGRK from the exons ATGGGCTCCACAGAAGACCTTGACTATCCTCAAATCATCTTGCAATACAACAATGGATTTTTAGTCTCAAAG GTTATGTTCACTGCCTGTGAGCTGGGAGTGTTTGATCTTCTGCTGGAGTCAGGAGACCCTCTGTCTTTAGATGTGATTGCTGCACGCCTGGGTACCAGCACCACAGGAATGGAAAGACTTCTGGATGCCTGTGTGGGATTGAAGCTCTTGTCAGTAGAGCTGACACAAAAAGGAG CCCtctacagaaacacagaaatttccAACATCTACCTTACAAAGTCAAGCCCCAAGTCTCAGTACCATATTATGATGTACTACTCCAATACAGTCTACTTATGCTGGCACTACCTGACCGATGCTGTGAG AGAAGGAAGGAACCAATATGAAAGAGCTTTTGGTGTTTCATCTAAAGACCCATTTGGAGCAATGTACAG GTCCgaagaagaaatgctgaaattctTGGCTGGCCAGAACTCAATCTGGGGTATATGTGGTAAAGATGTTCTTACTGCATTTGACCTTTCCTCTTTCACATGGATTTATGACTTGGGAG GAGGTGGAGGAGCTTTGGCCCGGGAGTGTGTTTCTTTGTACCCAAACTGCACAGTCACAATTTATGACCTGCCAAAAGTCGTGCAAGTGGCCAAGGATCGATTCATACCCCCCGAAGAGCAGCGGATTGCTTTCCACGAAG gagACTTCTTTAAAGATTCAATCCCGGAAGCTGACCTCTATATTTTATCTAAGATACTGCATGATTGGGATGATGACAAAtgtgggcagctgctggcaaaaGTTCACCAGGCTTGCAGACCCG GTGGTGGAGTGCTGCTGGTTGAGTCCCTTCTGAAGGAAGATAGAAGTGGACCTGTAGAAACCCAACTGTATTCAATGAATATGTTGGTACAGACAGAAGGCAAAGAGCGAACACCCGCAGAGTACAGCAAGCTCCTTGTGGCAGCTGGCTTCAGAGAGGTTCAAGTGAAGAGAACTGGAAAACTTTATGATGCAGTTTTAGGAAGGAAATAA